A segment of the Catenuloplanes nepalensis genome:
GCCCACGCTGGTGATCGCCGGACGGGACGATCCGGCCACGCCACCGCCGCACGGGCAGCTCATCGCGGACGGCATTCCCGGCGCGCGCATGGTGGTGCTGCCCGAGGCCGCACACCTGGCCAACGTCGAACGCGCGGACGCGGTCACCGCGCTGATCCTGGACCACCTGGAGGACCGCACGGCCGGGAACGCCGGCATGATCGTGCGCCGGCAGGTGCTCGGCGACGAGCACGTGGACCGCGCGGTGGCCGGCACCACGCCGCTGACCGCGCCGTTCCAGGAGTTCATCACGCGGTACGCGTGGGGCGGCGTCTGGTCCCGGGACACGCTCGACCGCCGCAGCCGCAGCCTGATCACGCTCGCGGTGCTGACCGCGCTGCACTGCCACGACGAGCTTGCCATGCACGTGCGCGCGGCCCGCCGCAACGGCCTGACCGCCGAGGAGATCGGCGAGGTGCTGCTGCACACCGCGGTCTACGCCGGCGTCCCGGCCGCCAACGCGGCACTCGCCATCGCGCAGCGCACGCTCGCCGAGGACGCACCGCGCACGCCGGCCGAACCCGCATCCCACGCGGCGGCCGAGGACCCGCGACGTACGCCGACCGACGACGCGCAACGCGCTCCGTCCGAGGACCCGCGGCGCGCTCCGTCCGAGGACCCGCGGCGCGCGGCGGCCGAGGGCGGGTCACGCCGGGCCGCGGCCGGAGAAGGGTAAGGTAGCTCGCCGTGACGGAAAGCGCTCGGGAGGGACACTTCGTCCAGTCGCTGGAACGCGGGCTGGCGGTCATCCGGGCGTTCGACGCCGGCCATCCAGAGCTGACGCTCAGTGAGGTGGCGCGGATCTGCGACCTGACCCGGGCGGCCGCGCGCCGGTTCCTGCTGACGCTGACGGATCTCGGCTACGTGCAGACGGACGGCCGGCTGTTCCGGCTGAGCCCACGCGTGCTGGAGCTGGGCTATGCCTACCTGTCCAGCATCTCGCTGCCCGAGGTGGCCGAGCCGCACCTGGAACGCCTGGTGGCGGAGGTGCGCGAGTCGTCGTCGGTCTCCGTGCTGGACGGCGACGACGTGGTCTACGTGGCTCGCGTGCCGACCAGCCGGATCATGACGGTCTCGATCAACGTGGGGACGCGGTTCCCGGCCTACGTGACGTCGATGGGCCGGGTGCTGCTGGCCGCGGTGCCGCAGCCCGTGCTCGACGACTACCTGGACCGGATCGAGCTGCGAAAGCTGACGCCGCGGACCACCACGGGCGAGCCGGCGCTGCGCGCGGAGCT
Coding sequences within it:
- the pcaDC gene encoding bifunctional 3-oxoadipate enol-lactonase/4-carboxymuconolactone decarboxylase PcaDC, translated to MSTVELHHVVDGPVDAPALLLLNSLGSDLSMWDPQMPALSRRFRVIRCDTRGHGRSPVPAGDHALDDLGRDALALLDRLGVASAHVVGLSLGGMTAMWLAAHAPERVGRLVLCCTSARLGPPEGWAERARTVRARGTRAVSDAVAGRWLTAGFAERHPDLVEKLKDMIHKTPPEGYAGACAVVQHMDQRSDLGSIVAPTLVIAGRDDPATPPPHGQLIADGIPGARMVVLPEAAHLANVERADAVTALILDHLEDRTAGNAGMIVRRQVLGDEHVDRAVAGTTPLTAPFQEFITRYAWGGVWSRDTLDRRSRSLITLAVLTALHCHDELAMHVRAARRNGLTAEEIGEVLLHTAVYAGVPAANAALAIAQRTLAEDAPRTPAEPASHAAAEDPRRTPTDDAQRAPSEDPRRAPSEDPRRAAAEGGSRRAAAGEG
- a CDS encoding IclR family transcriptional regulator domain-containing protein, which encodes MTESAREGHFVQSLERGLAVIRAFDAGHPELTLSEVARICDLTRAAARRFLLTLTDLGYVQTDGRLFRLSPRVLELGYAYLSSISLPEVAEPHLERLVAEVRESSSVSVLDGDDVVYVARVPTSRIMTVSINVGTRFPAYVTSMGRVLLAAVPQPVLDDYLDRIELRKLTPRTTTGEPALRAELARVRAQGYAIVDQELEEGLRSMAVPVRDRNGGVVAAVNVSVHASRTSVDSLRRDLLPPLLAAAARIEADLRVAGSSPALRAV